The proteins below come from a single Parageobacillus thermoglucosidasius genomic window:
- a CDS encoding YqzL family protein: MIEFTWKLFSQTGNIDTYLLFKELEREQQPSSDEQVTERKEVDQPVF; encoded by the coding sequence ATGATTGAATTTACATGGAAGCTGTTCAGTCAGACCGGCAACATCGACACATATCTTCTTTTCAAAGAGCTGGAAAGAGAACAACAACCTAGTAGCGACGAACAAGTGACGGAACGAAAAGAAGTCGATCAACCTGTGTTTTGA
- the era gene encoding GTPase Era codes for MNKEGYKSGFVSIVGRPNVGKSTFLNRVIGQKIAIMSDKPQTTRNKIQGVYTTDDAQIIFIDTPGMHKPKHKLGDFMMKVALNALKEVDLILFMINAEEGFGRGDAYIIERLKEVNTPVFLVINKIDLVHPNDLLPLIDRYKELYPFAEIIPISALQGNNIETLVEQIKKYLPEGPQYYPPDQVTDHPERFIIAELIREKALHLTREEVPHSIAVVVETIERREDSDTVYVGAVIIVERDSQKGIIIGKQGRMLKEIGQRARVDIEALLGSRVFLELWVKVQKDWRNRLAQLRDFGFREEEY; via the coding sequence ATGAATAAGGAAGGATACAAATCAGGATTCGTTTCCATTGTTGGCAGACCAAACGTTGGAAAATCAACATTTTTAAACCGCGTCATTGGCCAAAAAATCGCGATTATGAGCGATAAGCCGCAAACGACGCGCAATAAAATTCAAGGTGTTTACACAACAGATGACGCGCAAATCATCTTTATCGATACGCCAGGAATGCATAAGCCGAAACATAAGCTTGGCGATTTTATGATGAAAGTGGCGCTAAACGCGTTAAAAGAAGTCGATCTTATTTTATTTATGATTAACGCCGAAGAAGGATTTGGGCGCGGTGACGCGTATATTATTGAACGGCTGAAAGAAGTAAATACGCCGGTGTTTTTAGTCATCAATAAAATCGATCTTGTTCATCCGAACGATTTATTGCCGTTGATTGACAGGTATAAAGAACTTTACCCGTTTGCGGAAATCATCCCGATTTCTGCGCTGCAAGGGAACAATATCGAAACATTGGTGGAACAAATCAAAAAATATTTACCGGAAGGTCCGCAATATTATCCGCCTGATCAAGTGACTGACCATCCGGAACGGTTTATCATTGCGGAGTTAATTCGCGAGAAAGCGCTTCATTTGACGCGCGAAGAAGTCCCGCATTCCATTGCCGTCGTGGTGGAAACGATTGAGCGGCGTGAAGACAGCGACACAGTGTATGTCGGTGCCGTCATTATTGTGGAGCGGGATTCGCAAAAAGGGATCATTATCGGAAAACAAGGCCGAATGTTAAAAGAGATCGGCCAGCGGGCGCGTGTCGATATCGAAGCGCTTCTTGGCTCGAGAGTATTTTTGGAATTATGGGTGAAAGTGCAAAAAGATTGGCGCAACCGGCTGGCACAGTTGCGTGATTTTGGGTTTAGAGAAGAAGAGTATTAA
- a CDS encoding cytidine deaminase, whose translation MKTNELIEEAKKAREYAYAPYSQFKVGAALLTKDGKVYRGCNIENAAYSMCNCAERTALFKAYSEGDKEFAALAVIADTPRPVPPCGACRQVIFELCPSDMKIILANLNGDIAELTVKELLPKAFSAEDLHE comes from the coding sequence TTGAAAACAAATGAACTGATCGAAGAGGCGAAAAAAGCGAGAGAATACGCTTATGCCCCTTATTCGCAATTTAAAGTTGGCGCTGCTTTATTAACAAAAGACGGGAAAGTGTACCGCGGCTGCAATATTGAAAACGCCGCTTACAGCATGTGTAATTGCGCGGAACGGACGGCGCTTTTTAAGGCGTATTCGGAAGGGGATAAAGAATTTGCCGCACTTGCTGTGATCGCTGACACGCCCCGCCCGGTACCGCCTTGCGGTGCATGCCGCCAGGTCATTTTTGAGCTGTGTCCAAGTGATATGAAAATAATATTGGCAAATTTAAACGGTGATATTGCTGAACTAACAGTGAAAGAACTATTACCAAAAGCATTTTCAGCGGAGGATTTGCATGAATAA
- a CDS encoding diacylglycerol kinase family protein, with protein sequence MDWRKERKRFACAWAGIVAAVREETHMRIHIALAVIALVVAAILHISKLEWLILLLTIGSVITLELVNTAIERAVDLVTTDFHPLAKAAKDIAAGAVLIAAVVAVVVGIIIFLPYLL encoded by the coding sequence ATGGATTGGAGAAAGGAAAGAAAACGATTTGCTTGCGCATGGGCGGGAATTGTCGCAGCGGTGAGAGAAGAAACGCATATGCGCATCCATATCGCATTGGCTGTTATCGCGCTGGTTGTCGCGGCAATCCTTCACATTTCCAAGCTGGAATGGCTTATTCTTTTGCTGACGATCGGAAGTGTCATTACGCTGGAACTAGTAAATACGGCGATTGAACGTGCTGTTGATTTAGTGACGACAGATTTTCATCCTTTAGCAAAAGCGGCGAAAGATATCGCCGCAGGCGCCGTCTTGATCGCTGCAGTGGTTGCGGTTGTTGTTGGAATCATTATCTTTTTGCCATATCTCCTGTAA
- the ybeY gene encoding rRNA maturation RNase YbeY, whose amino-acid sequence MILNIDFIDETNEVTKEQMEMIERLLNYAAETEHVPDGAEVGVSFVDNERIRIINRDYRGKDQPTDVISFALEEKGEGEIEIVGADAPLLLGDIIISIPKAKEQAEEYGHSFMRELGFLAVHGFLHLLGYDHKTEEEEKIMFSKQKDILEQYGLTR is encoded by the coding sequence ATGATTCTCAACATTGACTTTATCGATGAGACAAATGAAGTGACAAAAGAACAAATGGAGATGATCGAACGGCTGCTTAACTATGCGGCAGAAACCGAACATGTTCCGGATGGAGCGGAAGTAGGCGTTTCTTTTGTGGATAATGAGCGAATCCGCATCATCAATCGCGACTATCGGGGCAAAGACCAACCGACAGATGTCATCTCTTTCGCTCTTGAGGAAAAGGGAGAGGGAGAGATCGAAATTGTCGGTGCGGACGCCCCTCTGTTGCTTGGCGATATTATTATTTCGATTCCAAAGGCGAAAGAACAAGCGGAAGAGTATGGACATTCGTTTATGCGCGAGCTTGGCTTTTTGGCAGTGCACGGTTTTTTGCATTTGCTAGGATATGATCATAAAACAGAAGAAGAAGAAAAAATCATGTTTTCCAAACAAAAAGATATTCTAGAACAATATGGGCTGACGAGATAA
- a CDS encoding HD family phosphohydrolase, whose translation MERIRFFLERINHVRFVRYLLFLFLGLFLFAALYVQVKPRQYELRLFDIATETIRSPITIEDKETTEKLKKEAANKVADVYTLKKEYAENRVDLISSLFTTIVEIQDEAKGKNKEQAEMVDKLKERLPQEWFSYLSESEWEKLLQADPEDINTAKEAAVTSVHSIMAERITKSELEKARAKVQDELKYIILPPSLEKIVIKLTKQAIIPNVIYDRAATEEKRRQAMDEVKPVKILQGQIIVEEGQFITNEIYRQLQLVGLLENERSFQPLIGLFLFVLLLLSPVVYYFGREKTNMNLFVYATIFTIMILVMELLRLIPESDAFSAGYLVPVAFGTMLVRIFIGERMAIITSILFAVCGSLMFNEEFGTNGTMQVSLAVYLVTSGLAGSFFLHKQLRKAKIWQAGVFVAFINVVVMLALNLLKNGHYSLAETGMFLLMAVASGIFSAILTIGLLPVLEASFGILSSMKLIELSNPNHPLLRKILTEAPGTYHHSIMVANLAEAACEAIGANGLLARVACYYHDIGKTKRPRYFIENQIGSNPHDHLSPQLSKNIILAHVSDGVAILKKHRMPKEIIDIAEQHHGTTLLKYFYHKALGQMDYVPEEEFRYPGPKPQTKEAAIVSIADSVEAVVRSLSNPSQEKIEKIVRGIIAERLQDNQLNECDITLKELETVATSLCETLNGVFHSRIEYPEIRKEKVRHA comes from the coding sequence TTGGAGAGGATTCGCTTTTTTCTAGAACGTATTAATCACGTCCGTTTCGTCCGTTATCTTTTGTTTTTGTTTTTAGGCCTGTTTTTATTCGCGGCGTTATATGTTCAAGTAAAACCGCGCCAGTATGAATTGCGCTTATTTGATATTGCGACAGAAACGATTCGCTCCCCGATTACCATTGAAGACAAGGAAACGACAGAAAAACTTAAAAAAGAAGCCGCCAATAAAGTGGCGGATGTTTACACGTTAAAAAAGGAATATGCGGAAAACCGCGTCGATTTAATTTCATCGCTATTTACTACCATCGTTGAAATTCAGGATGAAGCCAAAGGAAAAAATAAGGAACAAGCGGAAATGGTCGATAAGCTGAAGGAGCGGTTGCCGCAGGAATGGTTTTCCTATTTGTCCGAAAGCGAATGGGAAAAGCTGCTTCAAGCTGATCCAGAAGATATAAACACAGCGAAAGAAGCGGCGGTAACGTCTGTTCATTCTATTATGGCCGAGCGCATCACGAAATCAGAATTGGAGAAGGCAAGGGCAAAAGTGCAAGATGAACTGAAGTATATCATTCTTCCGCCGTCGTTAGAAAAAATTGTTATCAAGTTGACGAAGCAAGCGATCATTCCGAATGTGATTTACGATCGCGCCGCGACGGAAGAAAAACGGAGACAGGCGATGGATGAAGTAAAACCGGTAAAAATTTTGCAAGGGCAAATTATCGTTGAAGAGGGGCAATTTATTACTAATGAAATTTATCGTCAGCTTCAGCTTGTCGGCTTGTTGGAAAACGAGCGTTCTTTTCAGCCGCTTATCGGTCTTTTTCTTTTCGTGTTATTATTGTTATCGCCTGTTGTTTACTACTTTGGGCGAGAGAAAACGAACATGAACTTGTTTGTATATGCGACCATTTTTACGATCATGATCCTTGTGATGGAACTGCTTCGCCTCATCCCGGAGAGCGATGCGTTTTCCGCCGGCTATCTTGTGCCGGTTGCTTTCGGCACCATGCTCGTCCGTATTTTCATCGGGGAACGGATGGCGATTATTACAAGCATTCTTTTTGCTGTATGCGGCAGCTTAATGTTTAACGAGGAATTTGGCACGAATGGCACGATGCAAGTTTCGTTGGCAGTTTATTTAGTAACAAGCGGACTGGCGGGAAGTTTCTTTTTACATAAGCAGCTGCGAAAAGCAAAAATCTGGCAGGCAGGGGTATTTGTCGCTTTCATTAACGTTGTTGTTATGCTCGCGTTAAACTTGCTGAAAAACGGGCATTATTCGTTAGCAGAAACTGGCATGTTTTTGCTGATGGCAGTTGCTTCCGGCATTTTTTCAGCGATTTTGACAATCGGGCTTTTGCCGGTTTTGGAAGCGAGCTTTGGCATTTTGTCATCGATGAAATTAATTGAATTATCGAATCCGAACCATCCATTGCTTCGTAAAATTTTAACGGAAGCTCCCGGAACATACCATCACAGCATCATGGTGGCCAATTTAGCAGAGGCTGCTTGCGAAGCGATTGGCGCCAACGGTTTATTAGCGCGCGTTGCTTGCTATTACCATGATATCGGGAAAACAAAGCGCCCCCGCTATTTTATTGAAAATCAAATAGGCAGCAATCCACATGACCACTTATCGCCGCAGTTAAGCAAAAATATTATTCTTGCTCACGTATCTGATGGGGTTGCTATTTTAAAAAAGCATCGCATGCCGAAAGAAATTATCGACATTGCTGAGCAGCATCATGGCACGACATTGCTGAAATATTTTTATCATAAAGCGCTTGGGCAGATGGACTATGTGCCTGAGGAAGAATTCCGCTATCCAGGGCCAAAGCCGCAAACGAAAGAGGCAGCGATCGTTAGCATCGCTGATAGCGTGGAAGCGGTGGTGCGGTCGCTTTCGAATCCGTCTCAGGAGAAAATTGAAAAAATTGTCCGCGGCATTATTGCCGAACGGTTGCAAGATAATCAATTGAACGAGTGTGATATCACGTTAAAAGAGCTGGAAACGGTGGCGACATCGCTTTGTGAAACGTTAAATGGCGTTTTCCATTCGCGGATTGAATATCCAGAGATTCGAAAAGAAAAGGTGAGGCACGCATGA